A stretch of the Veillonella parvula DSM 2008 genome encodes the following:
- a CDS encoding pyridoxamine kinase, protein MVAVPRVLTIQDMSSIGRCALTVMIPIISAMHCQAVPLATAVLSNHLEYPHYEFVDLSAHMRDFMNCWDKNEIDFHAIVSGFLASPEQIYLVEEAINRFANNGQMVIVDPAMADDGRLYSIYTPDMVVAMRQLVSKAHIVKPNYTEACFLLDIPFSTNPISEDELRKRCKQLHHMGPEMVIMTSVPSKTHAVIAVYDGPTDFLKTYSIPLVPVKATGTGDIFTAVLSGAVMKGYSPYDAAELAMNFTTKAIQATLDTVQSLKHGVAFELVLPELTQL, encoded by the coding sequence ATGGTAGCAGTACCTAGAGTTTTAACAATTCAAGACATGAGCTCTATCGGACGCTGTGCCCTTACCGTTATGATTCCTATCATCAGTGCCATGCACTGTCAGGCGGTTCCTTTAGCAACAGCGGTACTAAGCAATCACTTAGAGTATCCACACTATGAATTCGTAGATTTATCTGCTCATATGAGAGACTTTATGAACTGTTGGGATAAAAACGAAATTGACTTTCACGCTATTGTAAGTGGATTCTTGGCATCACCAGAACAAATTTACCTCGTCGAAGAAGCTATCAATCGATTTGCCAATAATGGCCAAATGGTTATCGTTGATCCTGCAATGGCTGACGATGGTCGCCTTTATTCTATCTACACTCCAGATATGGTTGTTGCTATGCGCCAACTCGTGTCAAAGGCCCACATCGTAAAGCCAAACTATACTGAGGCATGCTTCTTATTAGATATTCCATTCTCAACAAATCCTATTAGTGAGGATGAATTGCGCAAACGGTGTAAACAATTACATCACATGGGCCCTGAAATGGTTATCATGACTAGCGTCCCATCAAAAACACATGCTGTTATTGCGGTCTATGATGGACCTACAGACTTTTTAAAAACATACTCTATACCTCTGGTTCCTGTAAAAGCTACAGGGACAGGAGATATTTTTACTGCTGTATTATCTGGTGCTGTAATGAAGGGATATTCTCCTTATGATGCGGCAGAACTGGCAATGAATTTTACTACCAAAGCGATTCAAGCAACGTTAGATACAGTACAATCGCTAAAACATGGAGTCGCATTTGAGTTAGTTTTGCCAGAATTAACTCAACTATAA
- a CDS encoding ABC transporter permease, giving the protein MTRYVFRRLGGAIIILWVIITVTFALMHAIPGGPFTTEKKLPPQVKASIEAKYHLDDPVWKQYGDYLGGVITGDLGPSFKYEGRSVNDIIGDAFPISAQLGLLSLMVAIVGGITAGAISAMRPNSIVDYAVTVLSTIGISVPTFIIGAVLVYIVGFELGWFPVALWRGPSYMVLPVLTLAAQPMAFIARLTRSGLLDVYQQEYIRTARAKGLGSWTILTRHALGNAILPVITYLGPLAASLLTGSFIVETIFAIPGLGQYFVTSIYNRDYTVILGITIFYSALVVFLNILVDMIYPLIDPRVTTEEGTDE; this is encoded by the coding sequence ATGACGAGGTATGTATTTCGACGCCTAGGTGGCGCAATCATAATCTTATGGGTCATCATTACCGTAACATTTGCATTAATGCATGCGATACCTGGTGGGCCTTTTACAACAGAAAAGAAATTACCGCCTCAGGTGAAAGCAAGTATCGAGGCTAAATATCATCTCGATGATCCTGTATGGAAACAGTATGGAGATTATTTAGGTGGCGTCATTACAGGTGACTTGGGCCCATCATTTAAATATGAAGGCCGTAGTGTAAACGATATAATTGGTGATGCATTCCCAATTTCCGCACAGCTTGGCTTATTATCTTTAATGGTAGCTATAGTTGGTGGTATTACGGCTGGTGCGATTAGTGCCATGAGACCTAATAGCATTGTAGATTATGCGGTAACTGTATTATCTACAATCGGTATATCTGTGCCTACATTTATTATTGGTGCTGTCCTTGTATACATTGTAGGCTTTGAACTGGGCTGGTTCCCTGTGGCTTTATGGCGTGGCCCCTCTTACATGGTGTTACCTGTGTTGACATTAGCAGCGCAACCGATGGCCTTTATTGCTCGCTTAACGCGCAGTGGTTTACTTGACGTGTATCAACAAGAATACATTCGTACAGCTCGCGCAAAAGGTCTAGGTTCTTGGACCATTTTGACACGTCATGCCCTTGGCAATGCAATTTTGCCAGTTATTACGTACTTAGGTCCATTGGCAGCTAGTTTGTTAACAGGCAGCTTTATCGTAGAAACAATTTTTGCGATTCCTGGTCTAGGTCAGTATTTTGTAACATCTATTTATAACCGAGACTATACGGTTATTCTTGGTATTACGATTTTCTATAGTGCGCTTGTAGTATTTCTTAATATTTTGGTGGACATGATTTATCCATTAATCGATCCACGAGTTACAACGGAGGAGGGGACAGATGAATAA